One Paenibacillus riograndensis SBR5 DNA segment encodes these proteins:
- a CDS encoding zinc ribbon domain-containing protein, which produces MPYCTSCGAEYKQGAKFCGECGASTTGGAAAPERRASSGAAPGSGSGPETKLWQGKPAGISDRIKGIVGLNTTTYTITSQRIMVKTGLIGKDVEEIELLRVNDFSVAQSIPQRILGIGTLTVFSDDASSPQLLFHRIRQPQSVKDVLRQAVRNEKIANNISYREQI; this is translated from the coding sequence ATGCCTTACTGCACAAGCTGTGGCGCAGAGTACAAGCAAGGGGCCAAATTTTGCGGAGAATGCGGCGCAAGCACTACCGGAGGCGCAGCTGCACCTGAACGCCGGGCGTCATCCGGAGCCGCACCAGGTTCCGGCTCCGGACCTGAAACAAAGTTATGGCAGGGCAAGCCGGCCGGTATCTCCGACCGCATCAAAGGCATCGTGGGCCTGAATACAACCACATACACCATCACCAGCCAGCGCATTATGGTCAAAACCGGGCTGATCGGGAAGGACGTGGAAGAAATCGAGCTGCTGCGGGTCAATGATTTTTCTGTGGCCCAGTCCATACCCCAGCGTATACTGGGTATCGGAACACTTACTGTATTCTCGGACGATGCTTCATCGCCACAGCTGCTTTTCCACAGGATCCGCCAGCCCCAATCGGTGAAGGATGTGCTGCGCCAAGCCGTACGCAATGAGAAAATCGCCAACAATATCAGCTACCGGGAACAAATCTAA
- a CDS encoding glycosyl hydrolase has product MESRILRDLLESASRLVGDVQWQAAFRNVQMAPADAALASPARKLLQTLYRLQGQGMISGQHDYLESPDEFSARLNTTSGQYAALHGYELGAIENQSEQQISSQRQAVVDSAIRWHQAGGIVTMSYHENLPGTAPAWSNVSMSLSEADFAKYITPGTVQYKALIAELDKTAQSLKKLSNAGVPVLWRPYHEMNGGWFWWGQKSSFSKLWNLMFDRYTAYHKLHNLLWVWSPNAKNEWSDEPADYYPGAGKVDVLALDIYEADFKQSHHDAMWNLGRGKLIAIGENGELPSPAVLAKTQHKWSYQMSWGKLLYEKNSDAVIKAFMNDSFVLTRKEYAAKAAQYASMPEAGPMPGLYGQYYSNASLSGTPAFTRTDSGINYIWRQAAPDPALPADFFSVRWSGRLSAAYTESYTIYSSSDDGIRVWIDGVLVIDSWMKQSGQERQGQVNLIAGKLHELKVEYYENQGDARVVLMWESPSQVKSVIPAGAFYLP; this is encoded by the coding sequence ATGGAATCGCGCATCCTTCGGGATTTACTGGAATCTGCATCACGGCTGGTCGGGGATGTACAATGGCAGGCGGCATTCCGGAATGTGCAGATGGCCCCTGCAGATGCTGCGCTTGCGTCTCCGGCCCGGAAGCTGCTGCAAACGTTATACCGCTTGCAGGGACAAGGAATGATCAGCGGGCAGCATGATTATCTGGAGAGCCCGGATGAATTCAGTGCCAGGCTGAATACGACCAGCGGACAATATGCCGCGCTCCACGGCTATGAGCTGGGGGCGATTGAGAATCAGTCGGAGCAGCAGATCAGCAGCCAGCGGCAGGCAGTGGTAGACAGCGCAATCCGGTGGCATCAGGCGGGCGGAATCGTCACCATGAGCTATCATGAGAATTTGCCAGGGACCGCTCCGGCCTGGTCGAATGTCTCGATGAGCCTTAGCGAGGCGGATTTTGCCAAATATATCACCCCGGGTACCGTTCAGTACAAAGCGCTGATCGCGGAGCTGGACAAGACAGCCCAGTCTTTGAAAAAGCTTTCTAATGCGGGCGTGCCGGTGCTCTGGCGCCCCTACCATGAGATGAACGGCGGCTGGTTCTGGTGGGGCCAAAAAAGCTCGTTCAGCAAGCTGTGGAACCTCATGTTCGACCGGTACACAGCGTATCACAAGCTGCATAATCTGCTGTGGGTGTGGAGCCCCAATGCCAAAAACGAGTGGTCCGATGAACCGGCAGACTATTACCCCGGCGCCGGCAAGGTGGATGTGTTGGCGCTGGATATCTATGAAGCGGATTTCAAGCAGAGCCACCATGATGCCATGTGGAATCTGGGACGCGGCAAGCTGATCGCCATAGGCGAGAACGGGGAACTTCCGTCCCCGGCGGTGCTGGCCAAAACCCAGCATAAATGGTCCTACCAGATGAGCTGGGGAAAGCTGCTGTATGAGAAGAACAGCGATGCGGTCATCAAGGCTTTTATGAACGATTCCTTCGTGCTCACCAGGAAGGAATACGCGGCGAAGGCGGCGCAGTATGCCTCTATGCCTGAAGCTGGCCCCATGCCGGGCCTGTACGGGCAATATTACAGCAATGCATCGCTCAGCGGCACGCCGGCGTTCACCCGGACCGATTCCGGCATTAACTATATCTGGCGGCAGGCGGCCCCCGATCCGGCTCTCCCTGCTGATTTCTTCTCGGTGCGCTGGAGCGGCAGGCTGAGTGCCGCATACACGGAGAGCTACACGATTTATTCGTCCTCGGACGACGGCATCCGCGTGTGGATTGACGGCGTGCTGGTGATTGACAGCTGGATGAAGCAGAGCGGACAGGAGCGGCAGGGACAGGTGAATCTGATTGCCGGGAAGCTGCATGAGCTGAAGGTGGAGTATTATGAGAACCAGGGGGATGCGCGGGTGGTGCTGATGTGGGAAAGCCCCAGCCAGGTGAAAAGCGTCATCCCGGCCGGGGCCTTCTATCTTCCTTAA
- a CDS encoding NucA/NucB deoxyribonuclease domain-containing protein, with translation MKSKKFIPSLIITVLLLIAAYWYEQNGDLPGSRPAAEDTDVVQLRFPSDRFPETARHIQDAIRSGEASICTIERQEADENRKESLKGVPTKKGYDRDEWPMAMCEEGGSGADIEYITPSDNRGAGSWVGNQLEGLPDGTQVEFIFK, from the coding sequence GTGAAGTCCAAGAAATTCATCCCAAGTCTCATCATCACAGTGCTGCTCCTGATTGCCGCTTACTGGTACGAACAGAACGGTGATCTGCCTGGCAGCCGGCCGGCTGCAGAAGATACAGACGTTGTCCAGTTGAGGTTCCCGAGCGACCGTTTCCCGGAGACAGCCCGGCACATTCAGGACGCCATCCGCAGCGGGGAGGCCAGTATCTGCACTATTGAACGGCAGGAAGCAGACGAAAACCGCAAGGAATCTCTGAAGGGGGTGCCCACCAAAAAAGGTTATGACCGTGACGAATGGCCGATGGCCATGTGCGAGGAAGGCGGCAGCGGAGCCGACATTGAATACATAACGCCTAGCGACAACCGGGGTGCCGGAAGCTGGGTTGGCAACCAGCTGGAGGGACTGCCCGACGGTACGCAGGTAGAATTCATCTTCAAATAA
- a CDS encoding YjfB family protein → MDIAALSVSMNQAGLKQAVGLQVLSIAKNQAEIQGQNLAQMLSQSLDPNLGKTLDIKV, encoded by the coding sequence ATGGATATTGCCGCTCTATCGGTATCGATGAACCAGGCCGGTCTGAAACAGGCTGTAGGCCTCCAGGTCCTCAGCATTGCCAAGAACCAGGCAGAAATCCAGGGTCAGAATTTAGCGCAAATGCTTTCACAGAGCTTGGACCCAAACTTAGGAAAAACACTTGATATTAAGGTTTGA
- a CDS encoding ImmA/IrrE family metallo-endopeptidase has translation MTALEKWTEDLYERLEIVKPAQISIAYIAERLNIWVHYLDVRSKGIEASAGMYSMFIDNRLPEELQRLEFLHELCHLLRHAGSHTLMPEQFTQAEKDESERFILYAAMPYSMISKMRLPELREDAIQELAAVFQVPCELALQRIDQIQRRVFQGQLIAVMERNEDRKLIHRHIR, from the coding sequence ATGACTGCTCTGGAGAAGTGGACGGAGGATTTGTATGAACGGCTGGAGATCGTGAAGCCGGCACAAATATCAATTGCATACATTGCCGAGCGCCTGAATATCTGGGTTCATTATCTCGATGTGAGGAGTAAAGGGATTGAGGCCTCTGCCGGGATGTACAGCATGTTCATCGACAATCGGCTTCCTGAAGAACTGCAGCGCCTGGAATTCCTGCATGAGCTTTGCCACCTGCTCCGTCATGCCGGCAGCCATACACTGATGCCTGAGCAATTCACGCAAGCAGAGAAGGATGAATCGGAGCGGTTTATTTTGTATGCGGCCATGCCTTACTCTATGATCTCGAAGATGAGACTGCCCGAGCTGCGGGAAGATGCGATTCAGGAGCTTGCCGCAGTTTTTCAGGTCCCTTGCGAGCTGGCTCTGCAGCGGATTGACCAGATTCAGCGCCGGGTATTCCAGGGACAACTGATTGCCGTGATGGAGCGGAACGAGGACCGAAAATTAATCCACAGACATATTCGGTGA
- a CDS encoding DUF3139 domain-containing protein gives MTIAALVIILLVIGIYAALQFKYNSLEKSLKAYLITVEGYSESDIVSIKAKFGSMPKFPVYVIFADDPNTKYIFTDRDASDWTQLDPKEPQRLKKDN, from the coding sequence GTGACCATCGCAGCATTGGTTATCATTTTGCTGGTTATTGGGATTTATGCAGCACTTCAGTTTAAATATAATTCACTTGAAAAAAGCCTAAAAGCATATTTAATTACTGTAGAGGGGTACTCTGAATCTGATATAGTGAGTATTAAAGCAAAGTTTGGTTCTATGCCGAAGTTTCCTGTGTATGTAATATTTGCTGATGACCCTAATACTAAATACATTTTTACAGACAGAGATGCGTCAGATTGGACACAGCTAGATCCTAAAGAACCGCAGCGATTAAAAAAGGATAATTAA
- the pyrE gene encoding orotate phosphoribosyltransferase, with protein sequence MSPLLNKSEQIARYLLKIGAVALRPQDPFTWTSGIKSPIYCDNRLTLSFPEVRGYIADAFVETIASTYPDAEVIAGTATAGIPHAAWVADKLNLPMAYIRDKAKGHGKQNQIEGLISPGQKVIIIEDLISTGGSSIKAAQAVQEAGGVPLVVLAIFSYELDRATEAFAAAGVPLQTLSNYTTLIDVALGQGTIADTDVELLQSWRKDPASFGVQK encoded by the coding sequence ATGAGCCCGTTATTGAATAAAAGTGAACAGATTGCCCGTTACCTGCTGAAGATCGGTGCGGTAGCGCTGCGTCCGCAGGACCCTTTTACCTGGACCTCCGGCATTAAATCACCCATCTACTGTGATAACCGTCTGACACTGTCCTTCCCAGAAGTCCGGGGCTACATCGCCGACGCCTTCGTCGAGACAATCGCCAGCACCTACCCGGATGCTGAAGTTATTGCAGGCACAGCTACTGCGGGCATCCCGCATGCGGCCTGGGTAGCAGACAAGCTGAACCTGCCGATGGCTTACATCCGCGACAAGGCCAAAGGCCACGGCAAGCAGAACCAGATCGAGGGCCTGATCTCTCCGGGACAGAAGGTCATTATTATCGAGGACCTGATCTCCACCGGCGGCAGCTCTATCAAGGCCGCTCAGGCTGTACAGGAAGCGGGAGGCGTTCCGCTGGTCGTGCTGGCTATTTTCAGCTACGAGCTGGACCGCGCCACCGAAGCGTTCGCGGCAGCAGGTGTGCCGCTGCAGACCCTGTCCAACTACACCACTCTAATTGATGTAGCCCTGGGGCAGGGAACCATCGCCGACACGGATGTGGAGCTGCTGCAATCCTGGCGTAAAGATCCGGCATCGTTTGGAGTGCAGAAGTAA